Sequence from the Methanobacterium alkalithermotolerans genome:
TTAGAGGAGGTGTATTAACATGGCAGAGGGAAGTAATGTTTTATTAGGTATTTTAGCAATTATTTTAGGTCTTTTAGTGATTGCTTTCCCCTTATTTAGTGTATTTACCGCCAGTGTATTGGCTGGTTTTGCTATTATATTGTTAGGAATCTGGTTACTGGTACAGAGTTTTGGAGTATGGAGTACCAGTAAAGGAATAAGTATTGTCTATTTAATTCTGGGGCTTATTGCATTGGTAGGTGGAATTGGATTATTTGGAAGCATACTTGCCTTTAGTTTCTTAGCTAGCTTCTGGCTGTATTTTGCAGGATTCTTTTTGATAATTTCAGGTATAATGTCTTTATTTGCCAAGGAAGGAACTATGGGTAAAGGAGCAGGGGGCGCAGGTGTTATATTGGGTATTTTATACATAATACTGGCATCATATGCATGGAACCCATATTACCTGGCTTTATTAATTGGTATCTGGTTAATAATTGATGGTGTGGCTTTATTCTTTATAAGTCCATCAGATATGGTTAAAACCCCGGTTCCACCAGAATAAATTTATAATCCAAACAAACCCCTATAATGTATTTATTTAACAAAGGATAAGGTATTAAGAATCATTAGTGAAGAATAAACTCTTCATGGTCTTTTTAAAAGAATTTAGGGGTGAATTATATGCAGCAAAAACAGGGTTCTTTGATTTTAATATTACTGGGAATTATTATATTGGCTTTTCCAGTTATAGGAGTTATACCCTTTAGTTTTTTAACAGGAGTAATAGTGTCACTTTTAGGTGCCGGCCTGCTGGTGGGTGGAATAATAATGCTAAGAGAAAAGGTGGGCTGGGCAATAGTAGGGATAATCTCTGGAATTTTAGTCCTGATTCTAGGTATTGGATTCATAGTCAATCCCTCACTTTTTAGCTTTGTGGCTTCTTTATTTGTAATTTTAGCCGGGCTCATGTTTATTGCAGCAGGAATTGCCACCATCGCCGGTATTATAGATGGAGATAACCGAGCAGGAATAGTCACTTTAGTTATTGGTATAATCTACCTGATTATTGGCTCCTGGATAGCTGATCCTGAACTTCTAGGTACTCTAATTGGAATATGGCTTTTAATCACTGGATTTATAATGCTGTTTAGAAATAACTAATCCCCTTAAAAACTTTTTTTTATAGATAGTGGGGAGATAATCATAAGGAGAATTCATAATGAAAGAATCAAAAAATGTTCTAGTGGGTATTTTAGCAATATTATTAGGTTTAATTGTAATTTTATTTCCATTAATCAGTGTTTTTACAATTAATGTTATTTTAGGGGTGGGAATAATATTTTTAGGTATCTGGATTATAATTCAGGGCTTAAAATCAGGAAGTATAGCTGCGGGAATTGCCACCCTGCTACTGGCCATTTTTGCCATAATGATGGGAATAGTATTTATTGCTGATATTAAAGCCTTTGAATTTTTTACCTTCTTTGCATTATATGTGGTGGGATTTTTTATTATACTGGCCGGATTCACAGCACTGCTTTCTGGAAAGGGAATTAAAGAGAAATCTATAGGAGCTTCAGGTATTATAATTGGGATAGTACTGATTTTTATAGGATCTTATATGGATAATCCCTTAGTATTAGCAGCCATAATGGGGGCTTTCTTGATAATAGCCGGCATAATGGAAATATTTGATCTATTTAGTGCTAACGAAATTAAAGAGCTAAAAGAATAATAAAATGAATGTTTTTATTTAAAACATTCTTCATTTCTTTTTATAACCCGGTATTTATTATAAATTTTAAATTCTAGTTTTTATCAGTTTTTACAATTGAAGTTTTTAGATAATTAGCATAATAGGTAATATCTATTTTTGAATATGATCTAAAATTGATTTTGCCAGATTAATAGTTAAATCCGATCAATTAAAAATGAAACCTCAAAAAATAGTAGCAACAATTAATTTTATATACTGCTGAAATATATTATTGTGAATAAATGTTTGATTTAAGGTTTTATTATGGATAATGCATCTTTACATATCAATAACGACCCCTACTTTAAAAATTTCATTAAAAGAAGAAACGTCTCTTCAGCAACTGAAATAGTATATTCTGGAAGGTTAAGAGCATTTTGTGAGTTTTTAGGTAAAAATCCTTCTGAATTAATTAAAGAAGCCCAGAAAGAAAGGAGTAAGAACTTAGATAAGTATCTTCAGGATTACATAGAAAACTTAAAAAAAAGTGGTAAATCCTCCAATACTATTATAAACCGCTTAGATACTGTTAAAGCCTTTTATAAAGAGTACGATATTGACACGGATTTTATAAATGGTATCATACGGCCTGGAACAGATAAACTGGTTCCTGACGAAATTGTATCTCCAGATCAGATTAAAGAAGCATTACAATTAAGCAGTTTAAGAGATAAGGCTATTATTTTACTGCATACATCTTCCGGGATGGAAGCTACTGAATTAAGAAATTTAACTTATGGCGATTTTATTAATTCCATTAGAGAATATCTTGATTTAAAACAGGAAGACGAATTTAAAGTTAGATACATTGCAGATGAACTGTGTAAAAGGAATGAAACCATAGGCACCTGGAAAATAAAAAAATACAGAACCGGAAGGAATTATGTTACTTTCAATACTCCTGAATGCACCCGAGCCATTTTAAGTTATTTAATTGATAGAAACCGTAAAAATAAACCTGTAAAATCATTAAATGATCCACTTTTTGTTAATTCCAGCAATAATGCACTTAATGTTTCTGCTCATGGCTCTATTTTTAAACGTGTAAATGATCGGGCTAATTTTGGATATATAACTGAAAAAAGAAGATTTTTTTCTTCCACCATGCTCCGCAAATATTTTAAAACAAAATTATATGAATCTGGAGCAGATGATACTCTGATAAAGACTATTTTGGGCCAGAAGCTGGATGAGGATATCAATTACTCTGATTCTGAAATTGAAGACCTTAAAAATAAATATAGACATGCACTGGCTAATTTATCCCTGGAAGAACCTGAAATAGAGCATGTAACTCCAGAAGGATATAAAAATCTTCTTAAAAAACTTGATGAGAAAGATAAAGAACTGAAGAAAATTAAAACCCATCTGGAATACATTAAAGAAATTATTGAATGATAATAAGTAATTTGACAATGCTTTCACTTATTAAATCTCTTAATATTCCCTCCCTTCTTCTATTTTAATTTAATACTAAACTTTACTATTATCCTGTAATTAAAAATATTTCTATTTTATAAGTTTTTACTCTTCATCTGCTCTCCCATAACTTAGACCCACACCCCTATCATAATATCTCACCAGGCACCTGTAAAGGAATTGATAAAAATGAGAACTGAAGAAGCCAAAGTTACCCTGGGTGTAGAGGAAGTAAAACTGATTGACAAAAAATTGAGAACCAAAATAATTAAGATAGAAAAGCCTTTGATTATCCTGGAGGAGAAAACCATTTTTTCTACAGGACATAAGGTGAAGGTGGTGGATGCGGATGACTTTGAAAAACTGGGAAAAATAATTAAAGATTTCCGGGAGGATAAAAAAACTCTTATTCAGCAGTTAACCATTATGGAGGATATTTTAGAGGATAAAAAGAATTATATTCACCAGCTGGAAATTGAAAAGGAGAGATTAAAAGAAACAACCTCTGGTGGGAGATTAGGGAGGATAAAAAATATACTGTAGCACCGGGGGTTAGTGGTTAATATGGACAAGCTGGATGATTTTAAAAAATGGCTAAAAAAATCAGATCCTGTTGATCTAGATTATATATTATCCCTGATTGAAGCCTATGAATCAGAAAAAGATGATAATTGAAAATTATATTATTAATATTCTTCCCATTTAATTATAGGTAATCTAAAAGGGGTAACTAAGCATATATTAGCACTTGACTAATAGATAAACTTCAATTTATATTATTTTTAAGTTTTTATAATTGGTAAAAATTTTACTAATTTTAGTTTTTTTTTTGGGGATATTAAATAAATGAAATAAAAAAAATATTGTGAGGAACTAAAAAATAAAAAAATTATTTTCCCCTGAAATTAAGGGAAAATAACTTAAAGATTTATGCTCCTGCCCCTCCTGCCAGGGAGTTATTACCCATTTCCATGAATAATGGTTTGGGAAGATCCAGGCCCAGGGTTTCTTTCAAGACATCTTCCACCGTTTCCACGAGGAGGAACTCCATTTCAGATTTAACGTCTTCTGGCACATCATCCAGGTCCTTTTCATTATCCTGTGGCAGGATAACCTTTTTTATTCCGGCGCGATGAGCTGCCAGTACCTTTTCTTTTATTCCACCTACGGGTAAAACTGCACCCCGCAGGGATATTTCACCGGTCATGGCCAGTTCAGGATCCACTTCATGCCCGGTTACCAGTGAAGCAATGGTAGTTAAAAGAGCCACACCGGCAGATGGTCCATCCTTGGGAATGGATCCAGATGGTACATGGATGTGCAGATCTTTTTTATCAAATTCCACCTGCTTCAAATTGAAGGCCAGTCTGGATCGAATCAGACTCTGGGATATCTTGGCAGATTCCTTCATTACATCACCTAATTGTCCGGTGAGCATTAGCTTACCTGTTCCGGGCATGAAGGCTCCTTCAATAAAGAGGATGTCTCCACCAACAGGAGTCCAGGCCAGTCCGGTTACTACTCCTGGAGGATTATTTTCACTTATGCGATCATGGCGGGTTATTTCATGGCCCAGGAGATCATATAACATGTCTTCTTTAACCACGTAGGGTAGTTCCACCTTACCCAGCACAATCTTTTCTGAGGCCACCCGGGCTACTGCAGATAGCTGGCGTTTAACTCCTCTTACTCCGGCTTCCCTGGTGTATTTTTCAATGATGGTTTCCAGGGCCTGATCATCTATCTGCAGCTGGGTTTCATCCAGTCCGTGATCTTCTAAGACCTCCTTAATTAAGTGGTACTTGGCTATATGGAATTTTTCATGGCTGGTGTAGCTACCGATTTCTATAATTTCCATACGGTCTCTTAAAGGCCCGGGTATATCTCGCAGGGAGTTGGCAGTGGCTATGAAGAACACATCAGATAAATCATAGGGTACTTCCAGGTAGTGGTCAGAGAAGCTATCATTTTGTTCTGGATCCAGTACTTCTAAAAGGGCGCTGGCTGGATCTCCATTATATGACTCTCTTATTTTATCCACTTCATCCAGTATGAACACCGGGTTTACTTCACCGGCCCGTTTCATCCCCTGGATGATTCTACCAGGTAAGGCACCCAGATAGGTTCGGCGGTGACCTCTTATTTCAGATTCATCTTTTACCCCACCCAGACTGATTCTAACGTACTTGCGGCCTAAAGCCTCAGCTATACTTTTACCCAGGCTGGTTTTACCAGTTCCTGGAGGCCCTACCAGTAATAGAATGGATCCCTGTTTGTTTTTCTTGAGCTTCATTACGGTTAGGTGCTGTATTATACGGTCTTTTACTTTATCCAGTCCGTAGTGCTGTTCATTTAATAATTCCCGGGCAGCTTCAATATCAATATCTTTGGCATCAGTTTTGCCCCAGGGTAAGCTGGTTAGTAAATCCAGGTAGTTTCTAATTACATTTTCTTCAGAACTGTGCGGTCCCTGGCGGTCCAATTTATTAACTTCTTCCAGGGCTACTTCTCTTACTTCCGGAGGCATCTGGGATTCTTCAATCATCTCCCGGTAATCTTTTCTACCGGAACCCCCTTCTGAATCATTTAATTCTTCCTGAATAGCCTTCAACTGTTCTTTGAGCATATTTTCCCGATGTTTTTTGTTCATTTCATCATTGAACTTGGCAGCCATTTCCATCTGGAATTGTATGGATTCTTTCTGCTCAATTAGAATATCCAGAAACTTTAAACTTCTTTTCTTCAAGGAACGTATTTCCAAAAATTCCTGTTGCTCTTCCAGGTTTAATCTTACATAGGGGAATACAAATGCAATTACCTGGGCAATATCCTTGAATTTATTAACCTGTTCTACATACCCTTTTGAACCTTTAAAGTTTTTACTTATCTCTGCCACCAGACCTCTTACATACTTTAAGATTTCTGCATGGTTTTCTGTGTCCAGATCGTTAATATCCGGGATTAATTCATAGGTGGCTTTATAATCTGCTTCATCAGGGATAAGCTCTTTTACTTTAACCCTTTCTATTATTTCCACACTTAATTGATAGAAATCTCTCATCTCTTTTATGTTTTTAACCTTGATTAAGGTCCCTATCTGGTAAAAATCAGATTCTATATATAACCCGTTACTATTGGACTCTTTTACTGCCAATGCAATTCCATAAAAATCATCTTTGGCAACCCGGGAATATATTTCACTACCTGTGGTTTTCCCAATTTTTAATTTCATATTATTTTCAGGCAATAATATGGTATCAGGTATAACTACTACGGGCAATTCTTTATTGAGGTTCATTTCTTTCATTATATCACACCAATGGATAGGATACTGATTGCAGGGCCCATTAAATTGGGATTATACAATTCATATTCTATTTATCTGCTTTTCCTACCGTGGTCAGGATCAGTATGCTTCTTAAAAATTCTTTTTTTTTAGATTCAGTCAAGGACTATTCTACTTATTCTAAATCACTGCACTTGGACAAAACACATTCAAATAAAAAATCAATCTTTTTTTTATGTTTTATAAGTGCTCTCTGGTTGAAGGTATAGTAGATGTGGTTTCCCTTTTTTTTAGCATCCAGTATTTTAGCAGTTTTAAGTACTTTCAAATGCTGTGATGCTGCAGGTTGGGTTAACTCCATCATCTGTGCTATTTCACTAACACTGATTTTTTCTATTTCACTAGAGGAGAGGGAATAAATTAATAACAGCCGGTTAATATTTCCCAGTGCTTTGAATAGCTCTTCTAATTCTTGAGATATATCCGAACTATATTCAGAATTTATCCTCAACATATTCCATTAGTATATAAGTATATACTTATATACTTATCGGTTCGCTGGAGAAAAACCTTTTTATAAAATGTCATTAATAACCCTAAAACTAATTTAACAAATTATAACTTAATTTATAAATAATCAGGACTACTAAATCTCTCAGTTAACTAAATTAAACTATTTAATACTAATTTTCAGTGTTAGATATCTGATTAAATTTTCTAAAATTATATTTTTTTTAGAATATCTCCTGGGCGCAGTACACTAAGGCCGGTGTTTTCCCCTACTACTTCCAGCTGAACTACCCAGTCGGGATCATTTTCATCAATTATCCCATTTAATTTTTCCACTAGCTCTGTTGAAACCATCTCTATTACATCTTGAGGAGAGTTAATATATTTCCTCCCTCTTAAATCACATATCACTCGAAAAGAGTTTTCTGGACTCAATTTTTCACCAGCCAGAAGCAATATTTTCTCTAAAATAGTATCCAATCTGGTTCTAACCACGGCTTCTATAGGAACTACCTTGGATATAACAGTGGTAGGGCTTTTTCTTACTAAATCAACTGCCTGATAGGGATCCATATTCAAATCAATTAAAATTACATTAGGAAATCCTGATTCTTTAAAATTCAACTCTCTCTCCTGGGCCTGGAGCGCCATTGACATTTCTTCTTGACCTAAAAATTCTTCCCCGGCAATGGCATCCTTCTGTCCCTGAAGGGTTATAAGTAAGTTGAATATTTCTGTTGGCTTTATTAGCCCACCCCCTTATAATATATTATGTGGCGAAATGATATTAAAATTATTTATTAAATTATTGGCCATATCCTGCTAGATTGGTAGAAAAGTCTATTTATGCAAATAACATATAACTTGTTGGGGGATAAGTATCCTAATCCAGGAGTGGTTAAATGGATTATTATCACGATGACACAATGAAGAAACTATTTGAATTACTTACTCAACCTAAATCAATGGATGATATGGATTTATCTTCTAGTTTTATAAAGCATCTGGTCTTAAAGGTCCTGGCGACCCATGGTAATATTAAGGTAAGCAGAATAATTGAAATAACCGGTATACATGTTGATATATTAGAGGTCATCCTCCGGGAAATGGAAAAAGAAGATTTATGTGCTGCTATTAGTGGAGGTTTCCTTTTTCCCAGTGTGGAATTTACTATAAAAAAGGTGGGCCGCAAACAGGCTTCTAAACTTATGGGTGAAAACCCTTATGTGGGTATGGCTCCGGTAACCTATGATTATTATTTCAATGTAATGAAAGCCCAAATAAAGGGCAGGTTTCCCTTACAAATACCAAAAGATGTGATAGAAAAAACATTTAAGGATGTAGTTGGAAACGAAGATGCCAAAAAAACCCTGGTGGAGTCGGCTATTGGAGGTAAAGGTTTATTTATTTATGGATTACCTGGAACAGGTAAAACATTCCTTACCAGCAAAATGTCAGATTTATTACCTCCTTTAATTATTCCGCGCTATATTGAGTTTTCAGATCAGATCATTCAACTTTACGACCCTGATTTCCATAGAGAAGCTCCAGAACAACCT
This genomic interval carries:
- a CDS encoding DUF308 domain-containing protein, whose translation is MAEGSNVLLGILAIILGLLVIAFPLFSVFTASVLAGFAIILLGIWLLVQSFGVWSTSKGISIVYLILGLIALVGGIGLFGSILAFSFLASFWLYFAGFFLIISGIMSLFAKEGTMGKGAGGAGVILGILYIILASYAWNPYYLALLIGIWLIIDGVALFFISPSDMVKTPVPPE
- a CDS encoding DUF308 domain-containing protein codes for the protein MQQKQGSLILILLGIIILAFPVIGVIPFSFLTGVIVSLLGAGLLVGGIIMLREKVGWAIVGIISGILVLILGIGFIVNPSLFSFVASLFVILAGLMFIAAGIATIAGIIDGDNRAGIVTLVIGIIYLIIGSWIADPELLGTLIGIWLLITGFIMLFRNN
- a CDS encoding DUF308 domain-containing protein, whose translation is MKESKNVLVGILAILLGLIVILFPLISVFTINVILGVGIIFLGIWIIIQGLKSGSIAAGIATLLLAIFAIMMGIVFIADIKAFEFFTFFALYVVGFFIILAGFTALLSGKGIKEKSIGASGIIIGIVLIFIGSYMDNPLVLAAIMGAFLIIAGIMEIFDLFSANEIKELKE
- a CDS encoding tyrosine-type recombinase/integrase encodes the protein MDNASLHINNDPYFKNFIKRRNVSSATEIVYSGRLRAFCEFLGKNPSELIKEAQKERSKNLDKYLQDYIENLKKSGKSSNTIINRLDTVKAFYKEYDIDTDFINGIIRPGTDKLVPDEIVSPDQIKEALQLSSLRDKAIILLHTSSGMEATELRNLTYGDFINSIREYLDLKQEDEFKVRYIADELCKRNETIGTWKIKKYRTGRNYVTFNTPECTRAILSYLIDRNRKNKPVKSLNDPLFVNSSNNALNVSAHGSIFKRVNDRANFGYITEKRRFFSSTMLRKYFKTKLYESGADDTLIKTILGQKLDEDINYSDSEIEDLKNKYRHALANLSLEEPEIEHVTPEGYKNLLKKLDEKDKELKKIKTHLEYIKEIIE
- the lon gene encoding endopeptidase La, coding for MKEMNLNKELPVVVIPDTILLPENNMKLKIGKTTGSEIYSRVAKDDFYGIALAVKESNSNGLYIESDFYQIGTLIKVKNIKEMRDFYQLSVEIIERVKVKELIPDEADYKATYELIPDINDLDTENHAEILKYVRGLVAEISKNFKGSKGYVEQVNKFKDIAQVIAFVFPYVRLNLEEQQEFLEIRSLKKRSLKFLDILIEQKESIQFQMEMAAKFNDEMNKKHRENMLKEQLKAIQEELNDSEGGSGRKDYREMIEESQMPPEVREVALEEVNKLDRQGPHSSEENVIRNYLDLLTSLPWGKTDAKDIDIEAARELLNEQHYGLDKVKDRIIQHLTVMKLKKNKQGSILLLVGPPGTGKTSLGKSIAEALGRKYVRISLGGVKDESEIRGHRRTYLGALPGRIIQGMKRAGEVNPVFILDEVDKIRESYNGDPASALLEVLDPEQNDSFSDHYLEVPYDLSDVFFIATANSLRDIPGPLRDRMEIIEIGSYTSHEKFHIAKYHLIKEVLEDHGLDETQLQIDDQALETIIEKYTREAGVRGVKRQLSAVARVASEKIVLGKVELPYVVKEDMLYDLLGHEITRHDRISENNPPGVVTGLAWTPVGGDILFIEGAFMPGTGKLMLTGQLGDVMKESAKISQSLIRSRLAFNLKQVEFDKKDLHIHVPSGSIPKDGPSAGVALLTTIASLVTGHEVDPELAMTGEISLRGAVLPVGGIKEKVLAAHRAGIKKVILPQDNEKDLDDVPEDVKSEMEFLLVETVEDVLKETLGLDLPKPLFMEMGNNSLAGGAGA
- a CDS encoding ArsR/SmtB family transcription factor, with amino-acid sequence MLRINSEYSSDISQELEELFKALGNINRLLLIYSLSSSEIEKISVSEIAQMMELTQPAASQHLKVLKTAKILDAKKKGNHIYYTFNQRALIKHKKKIDFLFECVLSKCSDLE
- a CDS encoding THUMP domain-containing protein is translated as MSMALQAQERELNFKESGFPNVILIDLNMDPYQAVDLVRKSPTTVISKVVPIEAVVRTRLDTILEKILLLAGEKLSPENSFRVICDLRGRKYINSPQDVIEMVSTELVEKLNGIIDENDPDWVVQLEVVGENTGLSVLRPGDILKKI